The nucleotide window ATGCAGGTTCGACCAGGTCACGCCCTTGTCGCCGGAGATCCAGACCTTGGAGACAAGACCGGTGACCGCCCAACCGACCGCAACGACGGTGTTCGTACCGCGGATAGGCTTCGCGGAGCGGACCTTGGCACTCGCGTGAGCGACCGCAGGTTCCACATTCAGCGTGTCACCCCAGGTCGTACCACCATTGGTCGTCTTGTGGAGCCAGTGGTCATTGCTTGAGGCGATCTGATTGTCCGCTCCGAACCCGAGGTCGGCGTCCATGAAGTTGAGGGACCGCAGACGATAGTTGTTGGTCGTGCCGCCGGTCAGATCGACCTGCCAGCTCGTCCACGTGTCGCCACCGTCCGTCGATTTCACGATACGGCCATTGCGGGTGGATCCGAAGTATGCAGCGACCCAGATCGTCTTGCCCACGACGTCGAGGGCCTGACGATACGTCGAATAGGATGCGTAGGCACCCGCTTCCTTCAATGAATCCGGAAGGTTCGTGGCACGGGTCCAGGTGCTTCCACCGTCGAAGCTGCGCGCGATCATGAAGCCCTGATCGTCCGCGTCACCGATGGCGATAAGGCTGTCCTGCCCGATCATCCTGACGCCGTTCATCCATCCTGTTCCCGGCACAGAGTAGGACCACACCGAGTCCCATTTCTGACCCGAGTTCGTGGTGCGATAGAGCTTGCCGTTGAAATCGCCGAACACCGCGGTGGTCTCGTTCACGACGGCCACTTCGGTGATGCCTTCGCCGTTCAGGACCTGTTTCTTGGTCCAGGTCGCACCGCCATTATCCGAGCGCCAGACGTAGTCCAGATTGCTCGTGGTGCTGAAGCCGGTCACCCAGATCGCGCCGGCGGGGCTCAGCGTGATACCCCGATAGTCATGACCTGACGGCTCGGGGGAGATCCGCAGCCAGCCTGCGTTGACAGATTCCAGACCGGTCGATGCGCCGGTTCTGGCAACTGCACGCTCTTCCGCGATCTTTGCTTTGCGCACATCCGAGGCGCCAAAAGCAAGGGCCGCGATAAGCAGCGGGAGCAGTAGCATTGCGAAGCGCTTCATATTGCACTCCTTATTGGTGTATGGGTTGTGAATGAGTACTACTGGTGACTGAGAACAAATGCAAAAAAAGGTACCAAATATAGGGATTCTGCCGGCCTCGGTCAAGCGTTCCGGCCCAACCGCACAACCTTTCATGACTGAGTAGCTGTGGGGCGCGATCTCCTTGTCTTGTGAATGAACAGTTAGAATGAAATTGCCAATGCGATCGTATTGATGTTGCCGAACAGTCCGAATTTCGTGTATGCATAGTCGACCTCGAGCGCACCGATCCCGTCGGCCGTGTACTTCACCCCCGCGCCGAGCGACAGCCCCTCTTCCAGGCCGTTGCCGAACACCGACTTGTACCCGCCCCGGAGGAAGACCATATCGTTGAATGCGAACTCGCCACCGACGTTCACCGATTCATCATTGTCGTTCGGCCGCAGTGCATCCGCGGCAACCGTCAGCCGGAACATGTCATCCTTGTACGCATCCATCGCAACACCGACACGGAACAACAACGGGATGGCCCAGGCATCGGTCTTCAGATTCCCGACAAGAGCTTTGTTCGATCCCGAATTCAGCGGATCGATGTCCACCCGCTCGAGCAGGTCGCGCCCGGCCAATGTCATCTCGCCCCCGAAATTCGACATCGACACACCGAGCCGCATATCGTTGAAGCCCGTGACGAACAGCAACCCGAGATCGAACGCGAAGGCACTTGCACTCTCGTTCCAGATGCGCTGCTCCACATACTTCACCGTCCCACCCATCGAGAACCGGTCCGTCAGACGGCGGCAGTAGGACAGCCCAATGGCCAGGTCCTGCGCCGACCACCGCTCACCGGTGCCGTTCGGCGACCCGACGGTCGTGACATCTTCCTCGCCATAGTCGAGCTGTGTCAGGCTTATCCCGACGGCATTTTCACTGCCGAGATTCAGCATCAGGCCGAACCAGCGGAACTTCGTGCCGACGAGCCAGTCGGTGTTCGAAAATGTGAGTTGGGACGTGCCGGCCTGCTGGAAGGCGCCGGGGTTCCAGTACAACGATGTGGCGTCGTCGTTGGACGCCACGAAGGCACTGCCCATGGCAATGGCCCGCGGACCCACCGAGATGCCCAGGAACTGCGCGGCGGTGGTCCCGACTTTGCTCTGTGCGGACACCGGCTCCTGTACACCCAGGACGACCAGCATTCCGGCGATCGCGCACACCACGGTCAGACTACGGAGTGTTTTCATGGTCATCCTCACTTAATGATCGCGATCTTGCCGGTCTTGTTGCCCACCGGCGATTCAACGACATAGAAATAGACGCCGAAGGCGATGTCCAGATTCTCCTTCGTCTTCAGGTTCCACGAGACCGTCCCATCGTCGATGGCCCCGTCGTGATGCAGCGTGGCCACATGATCGCCGCGCGATGTGAAGATCTTGATCGACGCTCCCGCAGGAAGATGGGTGAAGTCCATCTTGCGCTCGCCACGCCCGCTGGTGATGCCGGGGTTCAGCGGTGGCTCGAATTCCGCGGCGGTCACATACGGGTTCGGCACGACACGGATCCGGTCCAGGCTCCCGCTCGCCGTCGCATTGTCCACTGTCGGAAGTTCGGTGACGAACTCGAAGATATCGCCGTTCCGGAAGGGCTTCGTGGTCTTGAAGATGAACTTGTCCCCGTTGCCGAGATTGTACACGGTGTCCGAAGGATCGCCCACTTTCGCAAGGATGAACAGGTCCCACGTCGGCCACACGTCACCACGGGGGTTCCTCTCCATGACGATAAGTTCGTCCAGCGGCGACAGCTTCCCATTGCCATTCGCGGACGGGCCCTCGGTGAAGAGGAACTTCACGAACGTACTATCGGTGCGGTTGAAGATCCGGAAGTTCGTCGGGATCGCCACATCGTACGGGAACGGACCCACCAGGGACGTGTCCACCACGCTGTTCGCGAACTGGATCTCGTAGTCCGCCGAGCGCTTGTAGCCGAGAAGCGGTGGATCGAGAAGCGTGAGGTTCGTGGCGCCGAGATTGACCACATAGGCGCTCTTCCCGACCCATCCCGTGGTCGCGTCTGCTGTGTCCTTCACGGACCAGAAGTTGTTGAACATGAGCGTGACGCCGTCGAAGATATCCGACTCACCGTTCTCGACCTGGTACGGCGACCCCTGCAGATTGGGACTCCGGTAGACCGGATAGTACCGGTAACTGATGGTGTAGGTGCCGGCAGGCAATGCGCCGGGGCCGTTGCCGCGGATGGCGCCCCGGGCAAGGTTCAACACGTAGTTCGACGGGTTGATGACACTCCCCTGCTGGTTCTTCACCGTGATGGTACCGGCGATGAGGTTCTTCCTGCTGAGACTGATGTTGACCGTGTCCTGACTGATGAACTGCTCCGTCAGCACGGTCATGTCCTCGACAGAATACGAGGTCGTGATCCGCGACCATTCGGTGCTGTCGGCCAGATCGATCTTGCCGTTCGCATTGTTGTCGATGCTGTCCATCTGCGTGTCGTTGAAGCTGACGCGGTACCGGTGACCCGTGAGGGCCTTCTGATCGAGGATGCCGAACAGCATGGAGCCGGTCGCCGGGCCCGCCTGATGGAGCGCGGACACGCCGGAGGACGGTGAGACGTACCCGGCGGTGCGCGCATTCGGCGTCACCACGGCCACGTTGATGTCCCTCTCGACCTCGCCGGTGGACAGGACGCGTACCTGTTTGGTGTTCTCACCCGGGAAAATGCCGGTCACCTCGTCACCGCGGTCATAAGCCACGATCGCGTAATAGTACCGGCGCCCGTTCTCCACTTCCGTGTCCACATA belongs to Ignavibacteriota bacterium and includes:
- a CDS encoding PorV/PorQ family protein, with product MKTLRSLTVVCAIAGMLVVLGVQEPVSAQSKVGTTAAQFLGISVGPRAIAMGSAFVASNDDATSLYWNPGAFQQAGTSQLTFSNTDWLVGTKFRWFGLMLNLGSENAVGISLTQLDYGEEDVTTVGSPNGTGERWSAQDLAIGLSYCRRLTDRFSMGGTVKYVEQRIWNESASAFAFDLGLLFVTGFNDMRLGVSMSNFGGEMTLAGRDLLERVDIDPLNSGSNKALVGNLKTDAWAIPLLFRVGVAMDAYKDDMFRLTVAADALRPNDNDESVNVGGEFAFNDMVFLRGGYKSVFGNGLEEGLSLGAGVKYTADGIGALEVDYAYTKFGLFGNINTIALAISF